The following nucleotide sequence is from Rattus norvegicus strain BN/NHsdMcwi chromosome 13, GRCr8, whole genome shotgun sequence.
CTGTCCCAAGGCTGTGATGAGTATCTGCTAGTTGCGAAAAGATCAAAGTAACCAGAAAACCCCAGCAACAGCCTGAACTTATTCCATGTACACTGCGGCTGCTAGCTCAGCAGGCTGTGTCCACAAGGGAGGCAGCCAAGAGcaaggtacacatacacacacacacagacacagacacacacacacatcacctccctccacacacatacacacacacatcacactacaccacacacacacagggggcaGGAGAAtgggggaacacacacacacatcacaccacaccacacacacacagggggcaggaaaatgggagagcacacacacacacacagggggcaGGACAAtgggggaacacacacacacacacacactcacacactcacacagggcaggagaatggggaacacacacacacatcaaaccacaccacacacacacacacacacacacacacatacacggggCAGGAGAAtgggggaacacacacacacacacacacacacacacacacacacacggggcaggAGAATGGGGGAGTCCCAGTCCCAGCCCACACACGCCCATGCTTGGGATGGGGCTGGTGAGGCTCAGAGtgtctgtgctgtgctgtgtccaCAGTGCCCCCCTGGGCTCTGATTGCCATGGCCGTGGTTGCTGGCCTCCTGCTGCTCACCTGCTGCTTCTGCATCTGTAAGAAGTGCTGctgcaagaagaagaaaaacaagaaggagAAGGGCAAAGGCATGAAGAACGCCATGAACATGAAGGACATGAAGGGGGGCCAGgtagggggctggggaggggccGGGCTGAGAGATGAGGCAAGGGCCTCGGGCTCCTCCTCTGTGTGAGCCGTTCCCCTCTGCACTCTCTAAGCGGGGGCCATAGTCTCCACATGGCGCCACGTGCCAGCATGCGCTCAGCCTGGAAAAGGTGAGAAAGACGGGGACAATGTATGGACTCCCGAGGAGGCCACTGGGACTAAGTGCTAGACACCATGATGATCATCAGGAAGTCACTGTGGGTAACACTGACTCTTCCTGCCGGGAGATCTGAGGGACAGATACACTTGGCTGGGCGGGGTCCGGGCTCAGATGGGTTGGGGGCAGGTTTGAAGGCACCAAGACGGCCATGTGGAATCCATCACTATCAGATGATGATCTGTCACCCCCTGCCTGTTGGTGTTGGTCTCAGCAGGTCCCTTGGCAAATTGGTGCTTCCTCTAAGTTTAGTCTGGGGCTTCACTGTCCTCTGTTGTCTGTTTGGGGAATGACTGGGAGAAGTCTTTTCTCAAGGCTTCACACTGAAGGCTGGAAGCAGGGACTGAGCCCCAAAACCAGCCAAGGGTCATGATGGCCTTTGAATGctcctgtgtctgtgtgcctattGGGCCTCAAAgcgtacagtgtgtgtgtgtgtgtgtgtgtgtgtgtgtgtgtgtgtgtgtgtgtgcacgcacatgggTATATATGTCTGCCCATGTGttagtatgtatatgcatgtgtgtatgcattatgcatgcatgtgtgttcctgtatacatatgtgtgtgcacacatgtgcacatggatgatgtgcatgcttgtgtgtgttagtatgtatatgcatgtatgcatgtgtatatgcatgcatgtgtgttcctgggcatatgtgtgtgtgtgtgtgtgtgtgtgtgtgtgtgtgtgtgtgtgtgcaacccAGCCTGGTCTCACCAGGCAGCCACAACTTCAGGGCAGGTGTGGCTGGAAGGACTTTCTCTTATAccacttccttctctttctgcctctctggacTCGCTCTGTTCCTGACTGGACTACAATCCTGGTATGTCCCATCCAGGTTGGGGAAATCTGGGCCGGGCAAAAGACTGAGAGGATTTTACAAGGAAAGTGAGCCCCTGCCCCTAGAAGCTGTTTGGCCTGTGGTGTGGTGCCTGACCCCACAGGGAGGAGAGATTCTTGCCCAAGCCAGAGTCATGTCTTCCAAGTGTGGGGCTGTGGTCTGCCTGGGGGGCCTGTGAGCTGTGGGGGAGCCGAGCCCTGCACAGGCTCAGCTGAATGTTGGTCACTGTTGCCTGCCTTGTACCCTAAGGCAACACAGGTCCAAGTCTGCGGATCTTCCCAGGGCATCCTCTGGAAGTGCTGAGTCACGCTTTGGGGCAGCTTCTGCTGCTTTGTGAAGGCcgttctgccttctccttccaACTTTCTCCCTACCTGCAGCTCTCCTAGGATGATGACGACGCGGAGACAGGCCTgactgaaggagaaggagaaggcgaGGAGGAGAAAGAGCCGGAGAACCTGGGCAAATTGCAGTTTTCTCTGGACTATGATTTCCAAGCCAACCAGGTGTGTGTGGCTGGGCAATGGGGATAGCGTGAGTGGAAGCCGTTACCCTAGAGACAGTCAGGCCTTGTGCCTTTCTGTGGAGCAGGACAGTTGGAAGCCACAGGGCATATGCATCTTTAACTTTCGCCATAAACCTCTACTGTGGAAGGTCTTAGATGAACTTGGCTGTTAACTTACTGGCCTGGACCCACTCCCAAGGTTCCCacttggggtgagggtggggtgttggCAGGAACCCACTGGGACTAGATCTGGTGCTGGAGCAGTCCAGAGACTCAGACATACCCCCTTTTCCACAGCTCACCGTGGGCGTCCTGCAGGCTGCTGAACTCCCGGCCCTGGACATGGGTGGCACGTCAGACCCTTATGTCAAAGTCTTCCTCCTCCCagacaagaagaagaaatatgagaCCAAGGTGCACCGGAAGACACTGAACCCAGCCTTCAACGAAACTTTCACCTTCAAGGTGATGGAAACTGACGAtggctctggctctctctgccccTGGGTTCTGCACTCCTTGCTCCGGTCCTCAGCCATGGCTGGATCCCTGGGCTGTGTTCAGTCTGGCCCAGCAGCAGGCTGTAGTAGCCTCCCTTCCACCTCACACGCTGGGTTTTCCAGTCTGCCTTGGTACCCTGTGAGCAACACAGGCCCACACCCTGGGATCGTCCCATAGCATCCCCCCGGGAGTGATGAAGCCACTTTGACCCTCTCTGTGCCCCACAGGTGCCATACCAGGAGTTAGGAGGCAAAACCCTGGTGATGGCTATCTATGACTTTGACCGCTTCTCTAAGCATGACATCATCGGGGAGGTGAAAGTGCCCATGAACACGGTGGACCTTGGCCAGCCCATCGAGGAATGGAGAGACCTACAAGGcggagagaaggaagaggtaaGGTCAGAGCGGCCAGGCTTCTCACCATTTGATGAGGTTGGCTCCGACACACGTATCACAGGGAGAGCAGTGGTTTGAGTCAGGTCTGCCGGTGAAGAGTCTAGTTCCCCGCTGTCTGGCTGATGATGATCCAAGGGAAGCTGAGGCTTTGGTGCCTTCCTCTAGACGGTACCAGCTGGGAATTAGCTGCCCAACTGAAGTACCTTGTACAGTGCCTGGCGTCTGTCAAGCAAACTGTGAAATAAGGACGCCATTATCACTTCTTCCCATCAGACTCTGTGCCTCGGTTTACCCACCAGAAAAGCCAGCCTTGATTCAATAGGACTCCCCATGTTTGGCTTGTCTTCTAGCTACAGCCATCAACCCCTCATTTGCTGTGTGCTGGAATTCCCATCTCAGCTACTTTGCCAGCACCAGTGACCTGTTTCAGCCTATGCGGGGCCCTGAGGAGGTTTGGGGATAAAAGCACTCGGCCTCCTTCTGTTGTCCGAGGTGAAGGTCTGCATACTGGAAGGAGGGCATGATTGGTTGGTCTTATCCTTACCTTGGCGGCCCCATCCCTGAGAAACTGGGTGCCGGCAGAACCTCAGGTTGGGAGTCCTGAGACCTCCCCTGCCCAGAGCTGTGCTGCTGTCTGACTCTGAGAACAGGTCTCCCTGGCAACCTGGATTTCTTGTCGGTTACAAAGTGTCCTTGTGCCTTGTCACACACGAGGTTTAAGGGACATAATACATGGGAAAGGAAGTGCTCTGAGAACCATGCTAAGCCCCACAGCTGACAGCAAAGGATGATGGGGCAGGAGAGATCAAAGAAGAAGGTCCCCAACCGCTTGGCCGCCCAGCACCTGCTTCTTGTGTCCCTTTCACTCAGCTCGGTGGGGATCTGTGCATACCCAACATCCTCCAGGTCTGCTAGGTCCCTCCGCTATGGCTTGTCCTCTGCCTTCTTGAATGTCAGCTTCCTAAGGCCGGGACTGCAAACCACAGTGTGAGGTACTGATGTTGGAAGCTGAAGACCACCTCTGCTTCAGATGTGGGGACTGGTGACTGGGCTGAAATCCCTGCTTTGCCGATCTTGGCAAGATGGGGTCAGCCACACTAGAGGCCACTGGGATAGCTGAGGTGACCCGAATCCTGCTTCTTTCCCCCAAACAGCCAGAGAAGCTGGGTGACATCTGTACCTCCTTGCGCTACGTGCCCACTGCTGGGAAGCTCACCGTCTGTATCCTGGAGGCCAAGAACCTGAAGAAGATGGATGTGGGGGGCCTCTCAGGTGATGCAGAACCACTGCGAGCCACTGTGTGGCAGCAGTGAGCCAGCCACCGTTCCGAGTCCCCTGGGGAGAATAGAAGGTCTTACCCCATTCTGGTCACAGGCTTTCCAGTCCTCCACAGATGCCTGTCCCTATCTGAGTGTCTTCCATAACCTTCTGGCCTTGCTCTGTGGGCcgaggaagagaagacagaaaaatgtCATTCTCCAAATGAGCTAACAGCACAGAACTTTTCTCAGGAAGTGTCGGAAGTGTCAGGGCAGGGCTTAACCCAGTCAGTCTTTCTGCCATGCCATCAGAGTAGGGGACGTTTTTTTCCAGAAGAGGCTGAAGGCTCTGCCAACTCTGTTCTGGAAGTGGGTGCTGTTGCCTTCAGACTTACTTGACAGTAAATCTGGCATTGGGCTAGCCTGTGCCACAGGATGCTAATGGTAAAGCTTACTACCTCTGTTGAGCCTCCTCCGACAACGAGCCTTATAGCTGAGATTTGGCTGTCACTGATCAGACTTGTCACCTTGGGCTGATTGTTTCCCTTGTGTGTCCTCAGATTCTCATCAGCCAGGTTTGGAAGACTGGATATGCAGGGTCAGGACTCGGTTCAGTCACCTCCTAGCCCAGGCACCTGACCAGTTAGTCCCCACCCTTCCTTAcaaggtctttcttttttttttttttttgtggttctttttttcagagctggggaccgaacccagggccttgtgcttcctaggcaagcgctctaccactgagctaaatcctcagccccacaAGGTCTTTCTTAAACTCAGAAATTCCCCCAACTTTGTGCACTAGGAGCCCATAAGTGAACAACAGCTAGAGACAGCCTAATGCCCTTCCTACCGGTGACCCAGATGACCCCTCTGCTTCTGGGGCTTACTGTCCCTCCTCTGGGCTTCCCAGGGGCCTGGTTCTAGCACAGTGGAGACCTTGGAGCACGAGGAGGGTTGTCGGGGCTGAGGCACCTCTTGGGTTGGGACTCTCTCTGCAGACCCCTATGTGAAGATCCACTTGATGCAGAATGGCAAGagactcaagaagaagaagacgacggtGAAGAAGAAGACCTTGAACCCCTACTTCAATGAGTCATTCAGCTTCGAGATCCCCTTTGAGCAGATCCAGGTGCTTAATCCTCGAGGGCCTGGGGTTCTTGGGCTCTGAGCTAACCAGACAAGTATGGGGAGTTAGAGGTCAGCCACGGGCCGGGTGCATTCCACTGGGGAAGGATCTGGATCTGACAGTGCTGGGTGGGACCCTGCATAAGGGCCTCCATTATCTGAACATGAACTACTTTTAAAAAAGTTAGATATTTTTGTATATCCATACCGTTCACAGTATAGACTGACAGAGGTGAGAGTGTGCATTTAAAACGTCATTTGTATTTGAGGGACACTCGTGTATTTATTATGTCCAACacttgcctgttttttttttttttttcttttcttttcttcttttcggggctggggattgaacccaggaccttgcgcttcctaggcaagcgctctaccactgagccaaatccccaacccccacttgcCTGTTTTTTATTACGTGTCCACTGACATCATTAGAAGCCGTTCCCCTTCCATAGGTCTTACAGTGCCTAGAGCGTTGTGTATGTTCAAGTGCGCCTGCTGGCAGAAATATaggttacttaaaaaaaaaaagttgtgtctTCTACACTGACATTTAATGGCATTGGGCTGAAagtcagaaacctggaggcaCTTCCCTCCTTATCATTTGCATGCGGAGTGACAGAGGGCATGCCACGGGCTTCCACTTCTCCTCtgaagtccttccttcctttgcttgCCTTGCAGAAAGTCCAGGTGGTCGTCACCGTGCTAGACTATGACAAACTGGGCAAGAATGAAGCCATTGGAAAGATCTTCGTAGGCAGCAACGCTACAGGCACGGAGCTGCGGCACTGGTCCGACATGCTGGCGAACCCTCGGAGGCCCATCGCCCAGTGGCACTCTCTGAAGCCTGAGGAAGAAGTGGATGCTCTTCTGGGCAAGAACAAGTAGGCAGCGGCGGCTGGGGCCACGCCCCAGAGGACACTGACGAGCTCCAGAGCTATCAATACCTCAGTTATGCGACCTTAGAGGTTTCTTCATTTGTTTGCGGTGTgtcctgttttcctttcctttttctttttttgtctttttaaaaaccaaCTTCCTTTTGGTGGCTATGTGAAGAGTCCCCTAAGACGTGAAAGAGAAGCCTGGCTCTGTTATTGTCCCAGGAGCTGTCCTTGTTGCATGCCCTATCACGGTTTCCCCTCACCCCAAGTGGGGCCCTCTACTGTCAGAGTGGAAGCACTTCCTGCTTTTCCTGGGTTTTGGACCAACAAAGTGGCAAGCACATTCTGTGTCtcgactgtgtgtgtgtgtgtgtgtgtgtacacgtgtgcccATCCATCCCCACCTTGCCTCTGTTTGGAATATCTCTTCGTTTCTGGAATGAGTCATGGACAATGATGCCGTGTGAGAGAGGAAAGTCTTCAGGTACTCCGAGGTGAGGAGAGCCCACTGCTTAAGTGGTCAGAGGCCAGAAGCTCTCATAGTCCTTGCGAAAGGCCATTTGGAAGACGCAAGATGTGATACTGGATGTGTTCCGAACTAGGACCAAAGGCTTGATGCCATCCCAGACTCCCTCTTGTCAGTCATGGCTTCCCCAGGAGTGGGGCTTTGGGATCATTCATGAAAATAAACTATTTACTCGACTGGTCGGATTCAGCCAGGGACCGCCAGCTCCAGGATGTCATTCTTGTTGACGACATCAAACTTTGAAGAAACAGAAGTCCCATTACTCAGCTCTGGATCTTTGCCTCGTCCAGTGGGAGGCAGATGCTTCCCCCCTCTGCAGAGTACAAGCAGTGCGTTCATTTGCATTCACGCACCATCTGcttttgcctctgtttccctTTTTGTGTAAGTGGAAAAATACCATCTGACGATAAGTGCTTTGCACAGAGCCAGAGACCTATTAGAGGGACGCTTGGGTGTTTAGTTCCCTTGAGGTCCAGGTAAGGAGGAGGTGTCAAGAAGGGGAGCGTTGGTGGACAGTGACAAGCTAGACATTGCAGAGCTCCTCACAACTCCTATTCCTGACCCTCTGGACCCTTTGACCCTCAGTGATGGTAGCCGGAGTAGCCCAGGCAGACCTTAGGAGAGGCCCCGTCCTTCCCTTCCTTAGACAGTTTTCTCAGAATGCCAGGAAACACAGCGCATTCATTTCAGATGGGTGGTGGAGAAAATGTGCTAAGGTTTGCACCCTATGTTCAGTTTGTGTTTCCTTCCTGTTCCCTAGTTGTCCCCAGCATTGATAAAAAAGCCATATATATGTTAGTCAGGCTTGGACTAAGTATCCTTCCCAACCTTCTGCCTGGGCAAGGGGCGTAGGCTCCTTGTAACCTGAGGCTGCTCCTTTCCCTTGGTCTTACATTTGTTCTCCAATCTCTCAGGCCTTTGTTCTCCTACCACCGGAAGTATACAGCTTTCCGGAAGTCGGTGGGggacggggcgggggggggggaggatgtggGGCACTCGATTCAACAGCAAATGTGGCAGGACTTCTGCTCTGCCCCACCTGGGTCCTTCTGCTTCTTGTGGGTCTCAGAGATGAATGGTGTTGTAGAGTTTGGCTATGAGAACCCAGCATGGAGGAGGTGTAGTGTCTTAATTTTAGTGAAAATGGGGGATATgtgggtttgctttgcttttttggtttgtttgtttgtttgttttggtttaagtAGGGAGTGAGGTAACACTTCCACCAGAAACAGACTGTGAAGTAGGTTCGACCTGCCTCTCTTTTAGAGACCCTTCTGCTATTGGCCCTTGGTACATGGGAAGTTGTGTATTTTATACACTCTCTGTGTTTATGGTACACATGGAGAAGGGAGGACTCTGATAGGATTATGGGCTGTAGTCCTTGGGACCAGGGTTCATTCTGCTAATGGTAGAACATCGTTAGGCTATCAGGTACACTCAGAGTTCAGGTGGTTGGAGAGTACCAGGGTCCTGGCATGGACATCTGATGTCACTGGATTCCTTTCTGTAGAATTCTGGTGCTTTCCCGGCCCCTCCCCACACTGGCTCTTCTCTCACATTCCATAAACTCCATTCACAGAAACTCCCGTCAATCTTacccttcttccagctttccccagtcatacttaactcccTGGCTTCTCTCCTATAAACCTCATCTAGCCCTTCCTTCTACAGTCCTACTGTCCTGCTGACAGAGGGAAGGACtgacagagggaaggaaagagagaaggaatagTGGGTGCCTCTGCGGTTTGAATGTCCCTGGGCTGACACAGGCTAGGGCTCATTACTGTGGGCAGCCTGCCAGGACTTTTTAACTCTAGTTTGGAGTCAGCGTGGATGCTGGGAGTGGTTCCTCTTCAGGCTTGGGGCTGGTCCCAGACTAGCCACCCAAGCAGATGGCAGCGGTCCAGGTCCAGAGGCTAGGCAGGAACATGTTGGGGCTTCAGGTTTTCTGCACTAGGGGGGGCTGATATGACCCAGACCTCAGCACTGCATTCCAAACCTTCACTGCCACCGGGCTTCTCTTGGGATGCCAGGGTCCTGGGTTATCAACACTGAGCAGAGAGAGTCAATGTTTCTGGCTGGCGAGGGATTCTGGATACTTCTGTGGATGAAAGTTTTTATCCCAAAGAGAGGAAAGTATTTACTCGAGGGTTTGTTTGCTTTCGTTTTTAAAGAGAACTTATGACCATGACTACCcactcaactccactgaggatcTGGGGGCACCAGTTCTCCTTGAATGATCCTCCCAGAAGCAAGGCAACCTCTGCAGTGCCTGGGGGCAGTTTTGGTGACTTAGAAACACAGGCTGGCCCAGGGACCAGGGAGCTCCCAGCCAAACAAGTGCTTGGAATGAGCAGGGTGAGGCCCAGCCAGAGACCTGTCTTTCTTCCCAGGAAGccaacattgttttgttttggtagaaGTGGTCTGTGGTGATTTTGCTGGCCCAAGACCCAGTGAAGGAGGTGGGAGGCTTTTTACCACAGGCCTCTTCATAAAGGTAGCTTTTAGAAACACGCCTCTGTGCTGGACGTTAAGGGTGGCTGATGCTAGCAAAGTGGAAGGACTCCCTCGTTCATTTAATGTCACGTCAGTTCTTGAGAATCCCAGGCCTCTGACCCctgcctaaccctaaccctaaccctaaccctatatAGCAGCCGTCTTCCTGAAGGTAGGGAGAGATCAAAGTTTCCCCATCCTGTGCTCAGCCTGCTGCTGTGTGTTCCTCTCTGCAGGCTGCCTGGGGTCTTTTCTCAGAGCTAGTGGGTAGCAGTAGGGGACCTACAGCCCCACGATGGCTGCCAGATTTGGCAAATACAAATACAGGATACTTGGCTAAACTTGAATTTCAGATAAGCAAATAATTTTGGAAGTATAAGGATGTCCTATGCAATATTTGGGACATACTGTACTATAAAGTGACCCACTGTTTAATGTGAAATTTAAGTTTAACTGGCTAATCCTGCACTGTGTCTGGCAACGCACCCTCTGGCTACTTCGTCCctcttttcttcagtcccagGGGCCAGAGGCCGGTGACCACCGTTTTGATTTAGCCTGTCTTTTGAACTGCAATATCAAGAAGGGGACACTGTGGCTTGAAGATATAggaatatactttatttttgaagtaacaacaaaacaggaaCCTTCTGAAGCCATTGAGCCTCATtggatgccccccacccccatgttcatttagttatatattataaaagaagaTGCTATCTATAAACACACGAGCAGAATCTTGTTTAATCAAGATGCATGTCTACAATTCTGTAAATAGCCGCATGGCCATGCTGAGAGCCCCCTTGATCTCCCAACCCCACACCCGTTTTACAGAACTGGCTGCTCCTTGATTCTGTGTTGTGTAAAGTCTTTGTCCTCACCTCCCCTGCAGGG
It contains:
- the Syt2 gene encoding synaptotagmin-2 isoform X1, with protein sequence MRNIFKRNQEPIVAPATTTATMPLAPAAPVDNSTESTGTGESQEDMFAKLKDKFFNEINKIPLPPWALIAMAVVAGLLLLTCCFCICKKCCCKKKKNKKEKGKGMKNAMNMKDMKGGQDDDDAETGLTEGEGEGEEEKEPENLGKLQFSLDYDFQANQLTVGVLQAAELPALDMGGTSDPYVKVFLLPDKKKKYETKVHRKTLNPAFNETFTFKVPYQELGGKTLVMAIYDFDRFSKHDIIGEVKVPMNTVDLGQPIEEWRDLQGGEKEEPEKLGDICTSLRYVPTAGKLTVCILEAKNLKKMDVGGLSDPYVKIHLMQNGKRLKKKKTTVKKKTLNPYFNESFSFEIPFEQIQKVQVVVTVLDYDKLGKNEAIGKIFVGSNATGTELRHWSDMLANPRRPIAQWHSLKPEEEVDALLGKNK
- the Syt2 gene encoding synaptotagmin-2 isoform X2, translating into MGGTSDPYVKVFLLPDKKKKYETKVHRKTLNPAFNETFTFKVPYQELGGKTLVMAIYDFDRFSKHDIIGEVKVPMNTVDLGQPIEEWRDLQGGEKEEPEKLGDICTSLRYVPTAGKLTVCILEAKNLKKMDVGGLSDPYVKIHLMQNGKRLKKKKTTVKKKTLNPYFNESFSFEIPFEQIQKVQVVVTVLDYDKLGKNEAIGKIFVGSNATGTELRHWSDMLANPRRPIAQWHSLKPEEEVDALLGKNK